The proteins below come from a single bacterium genomic window:
- a CDS encoding Trm112 family protein: MSIDKELLEILVCPKCKGDIELTPEEDGFICNHCKLKYPIRDGIPVMLIEEAIKLNN; encoded by the coding sequence ATGTCTATCGATAAAGAATTGCTGGAAATTCTGGTTTGCCCGAAATGTAAGGGAGATATTGAATTAACTCCCGAAGAGGACGGGTTTATCTGTAATCACTGCAAACTGAAATACCCTATTCGTGATGGCATTCCGGTTATGCTCATTGAAGAAGCTATCAAGCTGAACAATTGA